Within Deltaproteobacteria bacterium, the genomic segment AAGGAACAGACGTTTTAATCGAGATGATGGAAGAACTCGGTAAAACAAGAGACGATATCTATTTCCTATTGGCCGGGCCGCACGTAAAAGGAACAGAAGATACCCCCACAGAGCTTTCGACGCGAATTGAAAAAGCCGGGCAATCCGAGAATTTTCGACTCTTGGGTCAGGTCCAGGATATCGCATCCGTTTTCAAAGTATCCGATTTCTTTGTACTTCCAAGCCGAGCCGAAGGTTTCGGAATTGTGCTCGTAGAGTCATTAGCATCTGGCTGTATTACGATTGTCTCGAACCTTGAAGGTATTTTCGACTCGATTATTACCCATGAGCAAGATGGCTTCATCATCAAAAACTACGACGGTAAAGAGTACGCAAAAACCATTCTTAAGCTCATTGACCTGCCAGATAAGCTAGACCAGGTAAGAAAAGCCGGGTTCGACCGTGTTAACAAGAAGTACTCAAAAGAAAACCTGATTTCGGGCTTTAAAACTCTCTTAGGCAAGCCCAAGAGAAGCTAAAACTCAACAAGTCAGTAGTTCGTGCTGTTCGCAGGAACCACTGCCAGACCCATACTCTTCTTGTGTTTTTGCGAGGTAGCGTGGTCATCTTTCATAAGTAGTACCCAAGCAAAACTTAACCCCGCAATCACCCAAAAGACTTTATGATAATGCGTCCGATTTACGACACCGAACAAGACACAAAGTACCCACCAACCTCGAATCAACAAGAAATATGAACGGTCAGATATTGTTAAGTCTTCCACCCTGCCAAACGCGCGGCGAAAGCCAAAATACCAAGCGGCCATAAACCAGATCCACACAAACAAACCTACGATACCTTGCTCGGCCAGTATCGAAAGTACCGTACTGTGGGCACTTCGTTTGTTACTGTATAATCGCTTGTTATCTACTCGAAACTGATAATCTTCACCAAACTCATTTCCGAAACCACCTGCTCCAATACCCAAAACAGGGTGATCCAAAAACATCAACCATGCTGCTTCCCAGTGGAGAAGTCGTTCTTCTAAGGAACCTGCTGAGCCTTCATACGTTTCAGCTTCGTCAAAATTCAGCATTGCCGTGGTACGCTCGGTTCGTCGGTCTAGAGTTTTTTGTTCAACGTTCGCCGCAGCAAGACCAAACATTGTGACGGTTATCACCACAAGCCCAACGCCTGCCAAAGCTTGGCTACGCTTCAAAAAGCCATAAAGTTCAACAGCGAAATAAGCACCTAACCCAAGCAATGCCGAGCGCGAAAAAGTCGTGGTAATACCATTGATAATCAATATAGCTGAAAGGGCCGCCGTAACTCGCCAGAAGCGCAGTAATTGCTGGCGAAAGAAAAAGAAGCAGAGCGGTAAACATATCGTTAGCAGCTCAGCTGTATGGTTTACGCTACCACCAGAAAAACTACCTGCTCGTAATCCCTCAACTGTTCCTGACGGAATCAATACAAAATATTGATAAATAGTGGCTGCTGCACAAATGATTCCGCCCACCAACAGTGCCTTCATACAATTCTCCAAATCGTTCTTCGTGCGAACATAAGAGAGAATTGTCATGATTAAGATGGCCCCAGAGAGGTACTTGTAAACCGGCTTCAATGATACAGATGAGTCCGCAACCCAAAGCATTGAAATAACTCCGAGTATGGATAACACCATTAATGGCTGCCAACTGGGGTGTTTCACCAATCTCCTAATAAGCTTGGGGTTCAGCGCCAAGTGTATGACCCAAGCAGCCAAGAGCGCCATTGAAAGGAATTTCATCAGGGTATAACCCTGCCCTGATTTTACATCACCAAAAACAAAGAGGTATTCCATTGGGATAAGGCCGACAAAAAGACAAATGCCCCAGTTAGGACGCAATAAGCAGACCACAAACGCGAGAACACCAAATAACATAAGAGCAAGAAACATAGTCTTTCCTATCAATCATCTCCCGAAGGGCAATGAAGCCCTATTTGAGAGATGTTGCTCCTGCCAAAAGTAAAACACGCGTACGAAAGGTCGAATAAAAATAAGGCAAGAATGGAGCAATCCGGTTGGCTTTTCGCAGTAAGCCGCCCCGTGGTGTATGACACATATATGCTGCTTCACAAAAATCTACATTCTCAAAAAATTGTCTCGCAATTTTCTTAATCTGAGATTTCTTTAAGTAATTCGTTCGAGTATTCAGATATTCTGTGCTGTCGCGAGCAAACTTGTCGAGTGGAATCTCTTCGCTTCCACTCGGACGATAACCGCGTTTGCCCCAAAAGCGAATCCAACCCTCTTTTTGGATAATACTCGCAAACGGAACCTTGATATGCGCTTCAATGGGCCGGTACCTTGAAGGAAAAACATGCATACTCAAACCAGTGGGTTTTAAAATCCGGCAGATTTCTGCCAGGGCTGCTGGATAATCATCAACGTGTTCGAAAACCTGCTCGCTCAAAATATAATCAAAGAAATTATCTTCAAACGGTAGGCGTCTTGTTTCACTATCGATGACCCGAAGAATTCCCTCTTTATGAAGCGACTCTGCATGAGGACCTTTTTTAAAACTTAAATCACAACCATAAGCGTCCATACCCTGGTCACGGTAGGCCTTAACCAAGCCACCTGCACCACAACCAAAATCTAGAATACGGGCGCCAACAGGTACAGAATACCCCAGAGATTCTAGCGTTCGCATTTGTATTTTAACGGTTTCTTCTTTTCCCATTGTGAGGTCTCCTACCGTAAAACTTCCTGGTACTGCAAGACCACTCTATTGAGGTCATGCACCGACACGAGCCGTGCTCTGGTCTCAGTTTCCGGCCTCTCAAACCACCACGGTTCCCAATTAAGAGCCTCCACAAATCGTTTTGACTGACCAATATTCGCAAAGATCTCGCCGGTACCGCCTGGATGAACCGTAGATATCACCGGGCACCGGCAGGCCACAGCTTCCAATAACGCATTTGGTAAACCTTCGGACTTTGAGCAAAGGACGAATAAATCAGCATATTTAAGCCACAAATACGGATTGGATTGGTGCCCCATAAAGTGCACCTGAGAAGCAATCCCCTGAGCTCTTGCAAGTTCTTCCAGCGCCGACTGTTCAGGGCCAGTCCCCAATAACCACAAATGTGCATCAGGCTTCTCAGACACAAGATCTCGAAAACGAAGTACCAGGTTATCGTAGTTTTTGATCTTAGCCAGTCGTCCTACCGTGACGACATGGGGTCCTTGACCATGACTGATAAAAGGATTTTCGCCCTCATTGGACAATGCATCGATAGCCGCAACATCCACCGGGTTATAAATATGCGTCATATTCGCGGTCGTCACACCAATGGCTTCTTTCAAGTCCTGCCGCATGAAATTCGATTGACAAATCACCTGATCGGCCCGTGGGTAGAATCTTCGATAAAACGTTCGCCAAAGTGGAGCTACCGAACTTGAATTCAAAATAGAGCTGACAATCGCACCCTCCCGAACCACAACCCGGGTACCTTTGGGCAAAAATGGCCGCAGCATCAGAACTCCAAGATTTACATAACCCAACGTCGCAAAGACAGTTGCGGGCCGAATACGATAAATCTCCTTGAGTAAGGGAAAATGAGCTTGCCGTACTCTCTTGAGTCGCAGGAAGGTGATGGGGACATCTTTTGGAATATCTTTTTCGAAAACGCCTGATTCGCCGATAACAACCAGATGTGGCTCGAAGATTGTGCGGTCGAGAAAACGCAACAATGTCACCGACACTTTTTGAGCGCCGCCCTCATTGAGATTTGAGAGCACAAATAGAACTTTGACCCGCTGCCCGCCCATAAAATGTCCGAACTTTTAAAGCAAATTCCGAAATTATCGCTTAGGCGGAAACGAATAGAGGCAGTTTCCTGAGATGTCAATCCCATCGCAGGGCTTGGAATATCGCAACATAAAGTCTATCTCGGGGATTAAAGGCGAATACTATTCTTACGCCGCAAAAACCAAATCCCTAAAAGCATCCCAATAAACCAGCCAGACACCGGTGCAGCTTGGCAGCCGCCTGTATCACCGTCGGCGCTCATAGAATCGGCGCCGAGTTCATCACCGGGTAGTTCGTTGTCCACCACGCCTTCAGGGCCTTCTCCGTCTACAGGGTCTTCACGGTCGCCGGATTCACCAGCATCCTGGCCATCGATTCCTTCAGGGCCAGACTCATTGCCAGCGCCGTCGTCGTCGTCGTTGGCCTCGTCTGCAGGCGGCTGATTATCAACACCGGAATAGCTGTCGTCGTAGCCTTCGTCACCCGCGAATGGGAGCCGCACTGTGCCGCCAAATTCGTAAGCACCAATATCGCGAATGGCCGCGCCATCACTGTTGCCATCTTGAATGTGGTAACCATTGGCTTGGCCGTAGGGCAGCGTGCCACCCATATCAATAGCGGGTGAGCCAGGCAGAAGCCGGTAGTCATCGCCATCTGCGTTCATAAACTCAGGATCGCTTTGATGATCGGTGGGAGGCAGCACAACATCTTTGTAGTTAAAGCCGTTTGCGTGAACGAGGTTAAAGCCCATGGTCTCAGGCGTGGCTCCGTTTAAAGCGCGTACCGCAGTAGAGAAGTCGGTGATGATGTTGTTTAAAATAATTGGAAACGAGGTGGCAATTTCTTCAAACGCGCGAAAATCAATTCCGTAAGAGCCGCTTACCATCGTGTTGTTCAGAATCATCGGGTGAGAATCATAATAGGCCATCACCGCGGTGCCGCTTCTCACAAAGAGGTTACCAATGATGGTGGGGGATGAACCGTTCATGCAGCTAACCGCAATTGGGTCTTCTGCATCCAAGTCGATAAACGTATTGCCCGATACCCGGCCCATAGAACCATAAAATTGAATGCCGGAATGCGTGCCTTCAAACCTATTGTTCAGAACATCTACGTCCGCACCGTTTTGAATCATCACGGGATGAAGCTCTGGCGCCGAGATATTAAACTCGCCAATCAAGCTGTCTCTGATTCCATCGGCAAATACGGCGTGGCCACTTGGAGCCACGAGAAACGTGGTGTCGCTTCCGGAGCCTCGAACGTAAATCCCCTCACGCATGGTGAGCGACTCTTCGTAGACGCCAGGCATCACACGAATCGTGCTGATGGGCGTTGCCGCATCGATGGCTTCCTGAATCGTGGGGTAATCGTCCGGTACCGTAACCACCGGAGCAGCAAAGCTAAGAG encodes:
- a CDS encoding glycosyltransferase family 4 protein, which encodes GTDVLIEMMEELGKTRDDIYFLLAGPHVKGTEDTPTELSTRIEKAGQSENFRLLGQVQDIASVFKVSDFFVLPSRAEGFGIVLVESLASGCITIVSNLEGIFDSIITHEQDGFIIKNYDGKEYAKTILKLIDLPDKLDQVRKAGFDRVNKKYSKENLISGFKTLLGKPKRS
- a CDS encoding O-antigen ligase family protein, with product MKALLVGGIICAAATIYQYFVLIPSGTVEGLRAGSFSGGSVNHTAELLTICLPLCFFFFRQQLLRFWRVTAALSAILIINGITTTFSRSALLGLGAYFAVELYGFLKRSQALAGVGLVVITVTMFGLAAANVEQKTLDRRTERTTAMLNFDEAETYEGSAGSLEERLLHWEAAWLMFLDHPVLGIGAGGFGNEFGEDYQFRVDNKRLYSNKRSAHSTVLSILAEQGIVGLFVWIWFMAAWYFGFRRAFGRVEDLTISDRSYFLLIRGWWVLCVLFGVVNRTHYHKVFWVIAGLSFAWVLLMKDDHATSQKHKKSMGLAVVPANSTNY
- a CDS encoding class I SAM-dependent methyltransferase, which produces MGKEETVKIQMRTLESLGYSVPVGARILDFGCGAGGLVKAYRDQGMDAYGCDLSFKKGPHAESLHKEGILRVIDSETRRLPFEDNFFDYILSEQVFEHVDDYPAALAEICRILKPTGLSMHVFPSRYRPIEAHIKVPFASIIQKEGWIRFWGKRGYRPSGSEEIPLDKFARDSTEYLNTRTNYLKKSQIKKIARQFFENVDFCEAAYMCHTPRGGLLRKANRIAPFLPYFYSTFRTRVLLLAGATSLK
- a CDS encoding glycosyltransferase, encoding MGGQRVKVLFVLSNLNEGGAQKVSVTLLRFLDRTIFEPHLVVIGESGVFEKDIPKDVPITFLRLKRVRQAHFPLLKEIYRIRPATVFATLGYVNLGVLMLRPFLPKGTRVVVREGAIVSSILNSSSVAPLWRTFYRRFYPRADQVICQSNFMRQDLKEAIGVTTANMTHIYNPVDVAAIDALSNEGENPFISHGQGPHVVTVGRLAKIKNYDNLVLRFRDLVSEKPDAHLWLLGTGPEQSALEELARAQGIASQVHFMGHQSNPYLWLKYADLFVLCSKSEGLPNALLEAVACRCPVISTVHPGGTGEIFANIGQSKRFVEALNWEPWWFERPETETRARLVSVHDLNRVVLQYQEVLR